A genomic window from Thermogemmatispora onikobensis includes:
- a CDS encoding RelA/SpoT family protein translates to MVEMTIEPESDRQLGERLSVPAAEAPGRVETGGGLATAVGEKPPDERAAATLLARVREYMSPAEIEQVQHALHLAQERCRGVRGKRALPPLEHALAVALILAEMRIDAIGVAAGLIFEAVDAELLSLERVAEELGQPVARVVSSMLRLNILERKKQVGAQLLPASRAEVESSRENRKRRNRDALQHQQAETVRKMFLAMSDDPRVVLLKLAYRLHAMRMLRDPAFQYDPQERLTMARETREIYAPLAGRLGMSRVECELEDLAFEILQPVQYAWVRDQMEAEKKQWGAYVEKVCEILRREMAVIGLKRVEVSGRIKHLYSFYKKILRAAGLPTQPSLLGTERLEDLKRGLDLNQIHDVIAFRILVETTQDCYLALGHVHSLWKPKEGRIKDYIANPKPNGYQALHTTVFCVDEQLVEIQIRTFEMHQIAEYGVAMHWHYKDAGDRASPSAKELLTWLRQLAEWQRELRASQSGAPEPPETSRSDPFSEQIFVFTPKGEVKDLPVGSTPIDFAYRIHSEIGNHCAGARIITEIGEGEGERLVARMVPLDYELKNGEIVDITTSRTAHPSRDWLNFARTATARSHIRRYLKAHERDINIQIGRERLDRELKALGLRGLEMLTEDLQDRLLEEYNAQREQREPRLASFEDLLAAIGSDKIRQHWVAVRLGEYLQIRDRDRDGRERENGAHQEEEPLLSTSSSKESPPAVNLCVDGVSGLLTRLANCCCPLPGDAIVGFISRGRGVIVHRADCSNIARYREHSGERLIAVSWAGVEQSHYLAPIVVTARDRPGLMRDIAGAIAELGINMAALSTHTNGSRELAVVNATLEIESLEQLQRVIARLERVKDVLQVGRDLKRTRRH, encoded by the coding sequence ATGGTCGAGATGACGATCGAGCCTGAGTCAGACCGGCAGTTGGGAGAGCGCTTGTCCGTGCCTGCAGCGGAAGCGCCAGGGAGAGTGGAGACCGGCGGAGGTCTGGCCACTGCCGTTGGAGAGAAGCCCCCCGACGAGCGTGCGGCAGCAACCTTGCTGGCTCGTGTCCGTGAATACATGTCTCCCGCTGAGATTGAGCAGGTGCAGCATGCTCTGCACCTGGCGCAGGAGCGCTGTCGCGGTGTGCGAGGAAAGCGCGCTCTTCCGCCCCTGGAGCATGCGCTGGCTGTGGCCTTAATCCTGGCCGAAATGCGCATCGATGCCATCGGCGTCGCTGCGGGCCTGATTTTCGAGGCGGTTGATGCCGAATTGCTCTCGTTGGAGCGCGTGGCCGAGGAGCTGGGACAGCCCGTAGCGCGGGTCGTGAGCAGTATGCTGCGCCTCAACATTCTGGAGCGCAAGAAGCAGGTTGGCGCTCAGCTCTTGCCGGCGAGCCGCGCCGAGGTGGAGAGCAGCCGCGAGAATCGCAAGCGACGCAACCGCGATGCTCTGCAGCATCAGCAGGCGGAGACGGTGCGCAAGATGTTTCTGGCTATGTCCGATGATCCGCGGGTGGTCCTGCTGAAGCTGGCCTACCGCTTGCATGCAATGCGCATGCTGCGCGATCCTGCTTTCCAGTATGATCCCCAAGAGCGGCTGACGATGGCGCGGGAGACGCGCGAGATCTATGCCCCGCTGGCGGGTCGCCTTGGGATGTCGCGCGTAGAGTGTGAGCTGGAGGACCTGGCGTTCGAGATCTTGCAGCCCGTGCAATATGCCTGGGTCCGCGATCAGATGGAGGCCGAGAAAAAGCAGTGGGGGGCTTATGTGGAGAAGGTCTGTGAGATTCTGCGCCGCGAGATGGCGGTCATCGGCCTGAAGCGTGTGGAGGTCTCTGGGCGCATTAAGCACCTGTACAGCTTCTACAAGAAGATTCTGCGCGCGGCTGGCCTGCCGACGCAGCCAAGCCTGCTTGGTACCGAGAGGCTGGAGGACTTGAAACGCGGCCTGGATCTCAATCAGATCCATGATGTGATTGCCTTCCGTATTCTGGTGGAGACTACCCAGGATTGTTATCTGGCCTTGGGCCATGTCCATAGCCTCTGGAAGCCTAAAGAGGGCCGCATTAAGGACTATATTGCCAATCCCAAGCCAAACGGCTATCAGGCCCTCCATACGACGGTCTTCTGCGTCGACGAGCAGTTGGTGGAGATTCAGATCCGCACCTTTGAGATGCACCAGATCGCCGAGTACGGCGTGGCCATGCACTGGCACTACAAGGATGCGGGGGACCGCGCTTCTCCTTCGGCCAAGGAGCTATTGACCTGGCTGCGCCAGCTGGCTGAGTGGCAGCGCGAGCTGCGAGCTTCGCAGAGCGGCGCGCCTGAGCCTCCTGAGACGTCGCGCAGCGATCCGTTCTCGGAGCAGATCTTTGTCTTCACTCCCAAGGGGGAGGTCAAGGATCTGCCGGTCGGCTCAACGCCGATCGATTTCGCCTATCGCATCCATAGCGAGATCGGCAATCACTGCGCCGGTGCCCGCATTATTACGGAGATCGGCGAGGGCGAGGGCGAGCGGCTGGTTGCGCGCATGGTCCCCCTCGACTACGAGCTGAAGAATGGGGAGATCGTCGATATTACAACGAGTCGCACGGCCCACCCGAGCCGCGACTGGCTCAATTTCGCACGCACGGCCACGGCCCGCAGCCATATTCGCCGTTATCTAAAGGCCCACGAGCGCGATATCAATATCCAGATCGGGCGGGAACGCCTGGATCGCGAGCTGAAGGCCCTCGGCCTCCGCGGACTGGAGATGTTGACAGAGGATCTGCAGGATCGCTTGCTCGAGGAGTACAATGCTCAGCGCGAGCAGCGGGAGCCACGCCTGGCTTCCTTTGAGGATCTGCTGGCAGCCATTGGCAGCGATAAGATCCGCCAGCACTGGGTGGCGGTGCGCCTGGGCGAGTATCTGCAGATCCGCGACCGCGATCGCGATGGACGTGAGCGTGAGAACGGCGCTCATCAGGAGGAGGAGCCGCTGCTGTCAACGAGCAGCTCGAAGGAGTCCCCCCCAGCGGTCAATCTCTGCGTCGATGGGGTCTCTGGCCTGCTGACTCGCCTGGCTAATTGCTGCTGCCCTCTGCCCGGCGATGCCATTGTGGGCTTTATCAGCCGTGGCCGCGGCGTGATTGTGCATCGGGCCGATTGCTCTAATATCGCCCGCTACCGCGAGCATAGCGGAGAACGTTTGATTGCCGTGAGCTGGGCCGGGGTGGAGCAGTCACACTATCTGGCGCCGATCGTGGTGACGGCCCGTGATCGCCCGGGCCTGATGCGCGATATCGCCGGCGCCATCGCTGAACTGGGCATCAATATGGCGGCTCTGTCTACTCATACGAATGGCTCGCGCGAGTTGGCGGTGGTCAATGCAACGCTGGAAATCGAGAGCCTGGAGCAGCTCCAGCGTGTCATTGCCCGGCTTGAGCGTGTGAAGGATGTGCTACAGGTGGGACGCGATTTGAAGCGCACGCGCCGCCACTAA
- a CDS encoding helix-turn-helix transcriptional regulator, with amino-acid sequence MLRAERLLEIIERLQRLSAEKGRRLLLDFLRQGSAARCGLLFLNEEASQHLRLLASSGRLPSRPLPQNDRQQQASTPDLIPLSGLFGSVMRARTPRFIPSIHQEPQALPDECHWSRAAGPLLLCPLGEADQPASGLLVLCFASRHGRQSAAQQGEPALLLTSDLFQLCLTLLARSLSGVLSPVEAVVYEQATESRPHRRRSSAAAVATAPRPQPPPEGAIEEERARLAHILHDGLAQELAHILHQLEVASRWLESQPEEAKRALAEAQQQLQQSLERLRETIATLAPAPLGEVSFELALRSLLEDFKRAEPAITLEERIEQPLTLPRTLESTIFHLVQEALNNVRKHAQAGHVTISIEHQDGALVVSIEDNGKGFAPAPERREGGLQHQLGLYLMRERVQRAGGSLTIQSALRQGTRLEARFPQDRGRADSPLTARERQILQLLSSGASTRVIAQQLALSDEAVKADIQAIKRKLKTRTRIEAIVSALRLHWLE; translated from the coding sequence ATGCTCAGAGCGGAGCGGCTTCTAGAGATCATCGAGCGCCTTCAACGCCTGTCCGCAGAAAAAGGGCGGCGCCTGCTCCTTGACTTCTTGCGCCAGGGCAGCGCCGCCCGGTGCGGCCTGCTCTTCCTCAACGAGGAAGCTTCCCAGCATCTACGGCTCCTGGCGAGCAGTGGCCGTCTGCCGTCGCGCCCTCTTCCTCAGAACGACCGCCAGCAACAGGCAAGCACTCCTGATCTCATTCCCCTGAGCGGCCTCTTCGGCAGTGTCATGCGTGCACGGACCCCGCGCTTCATCCCCTCCATCCACCAAGAGCCGCAGGCCCTGCCCGATGAATGCCATTGGAGCCGTGCCGCCGGGCCTCTGCTCCTCTGTCCCCTTGGCGAAGCTGACCAACCTGCCAGCGGCCTCCTGGTCCTCTGCTTCGCCAGCCGCCACGGCAGACAGTCAGCCGCCCAACAGGGTGAGCCTGCTCTCCTGCTCACGAGCGATCTCTTTCAGCTCTGCCTGACACTGCTCGCGCGCTCCCTGTCTGGCGTTCTCTCTCCCGTAGAGGCAGTCGTCTATGAGCAGGCAACTGAGAGCCGGCCCCATCGACGTCGCAGCAGCGCTGCAGCGGTGGCTACCGCACCCAGACCCCAGCCGCCGCCAGAAGGAGCCATCGAGGAAGAGCGAGCGCGTCTTGCCCATATTCTCCACGACGGCCTGGCCCAGGAACTGGCCCACATCCTTCATCAGCTAGAGGTCGCCAGCCGCTGGCTGGAGAGCCAGCCGGAGGAAGCCAAACGCGCGCTGGCCGAGGCTCAGCAGCAACTGCAGCAGAGCCTGGAGCGTCTGCGCGAAACCATTGCGACCCTGGCCCCTGCACCGCTCGGTGAGGTCAGCTTTGAGCTGGCCCTGCGCTCGTTGTTGGAAGACTTCAAGCGGGCCGAGCCGGCCATCACCCTGGAGGAGAGGATAGAGCAGCCGCTTACCCTCCCTCGTACCCTGGAATCGACAATCTTCCATCTCGTGCAAGAGGCGCTCAATAACGTGCGCAAGCACGCGCAGGCCGGCCATGTCACCATCAGCATAGAGCATCAGGATGGGGCGCTCGTCGTCAGTATCGAAGACAACGGGAAGGGCTTTGCGCCAGCGCCAGAGCGACGCGAGGGTGGCCTTCAGCACCAGCTTGGACTCTACTTGATGCGCGAGCGCGTCCAGCGAGCCGGCGGCAGTCTGACAATCCAGAGCGCCCTCAGACAGGGCACACGCCTCGAAGCCCGCTTTCCCCAGGATCGAGGCCGAGCCGACTCGCCGCTCACAGCACGCGAGCGCCAGATTCTGCAGCTCCTCAGCAGCGGCGCCAGCACCCGCGTCATCGCTCAGCAGCTTGCACTCAGCGACGAGGCCGTCAAAGCAGACATTCAGGCCATCAAGCGCAAGCTCAAAACTCGCACCCGGATTGAGGCCATAGTCAGCGCCCTGCGTCTCCATTGGCTAGAGTAG
- a CDS encoding pseudouridine synthase yields MSASTDKERLARFLAHAGVASRRHAEALIFSGRVQVNGETVTTPATRIDPERDRITVDGRPIQAPARHLYLMLHKPAGYVSTVSDPHGRPTVLDLLPEELRRLRLYPVGRLDLETTGLLLLTNDGQFALHMMHPRFSPEKRYHALVRGHPSPNTLQQLRQGVVIEEDDGHLYRTAPVGVRQLRRTAAGTWLELRLHEGRKRQIRRMLASLGHPVLELQRVAIGPLTLGDLPPGAWRPLTEAEIAALRAQTSRPAASGGASPATRLPKGPS; encoded by the coding sequence ATGAGCGCATCAACAGACAAAGAGCGGCTCGCTCGCTTTCTGGCACACGCCGGTGTTGCTTCGCGCCGCCATGCTGAGGCACTCATCTTCAGCGGGCGGGTACAGGTCAATGGGGAGACCGTGACCACGCCAGCGACACGTATAGATCCCGAGCGAGATAGGATCACCGTCGACGGTCGGCCCATCCAGGCGCCGGCGCGCCATCTCTATCTCATGCTCCATAAGCCAGCGGGCTACGTCAGCACCGTCAGTGACCCCCACGGACGGCCCACAGTGCTCGACCTCCTGCCCGAGGAGCTGCGCCGTCTGCGCCTCTATCCCGTGGGGCGGCTCGACCTGGAGACCACAGGTCTGCTGCTGCTGACGAACGATGGCCAGTTTGCTCTGCATATGATGCATCCCCGCTTTTCACCAGAGAAACGCTATCACGCACTTGTACGAGGACATCCCTCGCCCAACACGCTGCAACAGCTACGGCAGGGAGTAGTGATCGAGGAAGATGATGGCCACCTCTATCGCACCGCCCCTGTTGGCGTACGGCAGCTACGCAGAACCGCCGCCGGCACGTGGCTAGAGCTACGCCTGCATGAGGGACGAAAACGCCAGATCCGGCGCATGCTGGCCAGCCTTGGCCACCCTGTCCTGGAGCTGCAACGGGTCGCCATTGGCCCCTTGACCCTGGGTGACTTACCGCCCGGCGCCTGGCGCCCGCTGACCGAAGCCGAAATTGCCGCCCTTCGCGCCCAGACCAGCCGCCCGGCTGCTTCCGGCGGCGCCTCGCCCGCGACCAGACTTCCAAAAGGCCCCTCCTAG
- a CDS encoding DUF2851 family protein, giving the protein MVTEAGSDPGEDEVARRWWALQPGALLPLSQGGSLLLLFPGRPGGRCGPDVRDAVLHDGRRELVGDVELHVRASDWQGHGHHRDARYNDVILHVVLICDQTTPPRRQDGSLVPVCSLYDAVITPVDLPLHPLAADGSSARWPCQRLWPQMTASERAHLLTVAGTLRFEEKAASFVAALHQAEAHPPFSAYDVCLITALAEGLGYGRDRRFFRACGQLLLGFTTTLPEPEGRASKPPPLDAARLRALGLLVARWSKSTRGAWATLQPALHNARPQRAIAELRASLAPLSRARSDILICNVVLPFACAVALIEGNEVLAHQARRLYHSYPALPSNQVTRAMSRQLLLPTEPRLACQQQGLHHIYQETCRAKRCGICMAGKQSL; this is encoded by the coding sequence GTGGTCACTGAGGCAGGCAGCGACCCTGGCGAGGACGAGGTGGCACGTCGCTGGTGGGCCCTCCAGCCCGGGGCGCTGCTCCCTTTGAGTCAGGGTGGTTCTCTGCTCTTGCTCTTCCCAGGGCGCCCCGGTGGCCGCTGCGGGCCGGATGTGCGCGACGCCGTCCTCCACGATGGAAGACGGGAGCTTGTCGGCGATGTTGAGCTGCACGTGCGCGCCAGCGACTGGCAGGGGCATGGTCATCATCGTGACGCCCGCTACAACGACGTGATTCTCCATGTCGTGCTGATTTGCGATCAAACCACACCTCCGCGCCGTCAGGATGGCAGCCTCGTTCCGGTCTGCTCTCTCTACGACGCAGTGATCACGCCTGTCGATCTGCCACTGCACCCTCTGGCCGCCGATGGCTCTTCAGCACGCTGGCCCTGCCAACGCCTCTGGCCGCAGATGACAGCGTCTGAACGTGCACACCTGCTGACCGTAGCCGGGACCCTGCGCTTTGAAGAGAAGGCCGCCAGCTTCGTTGCAGCCCTGCATCAGGCAGAAGCCCATCCCCCTTTCTCTGCCTACGACGTTTGCCTGATCACAGCGCTGGCCGAGGGTCTGGGCTACGGGCGCGATCGTCGCTTTTTCCGCGCCTGCGGTCAGCTCCTGCTTGGGTTCACAACCACTCTGCCTGAACCAGAGGGGCGAGCGTCGAAGCCGCCCCCGCTGGATGCGGCGCGGCTTCGGGCTTTGGGCCTACTGGTAGCCCGCTGGTCAAAGTCTACAAGGGGCGCCTGGGCCACGCTACAGCCCGCCCTGCACAACGCGAGACCCCAACGAGCGATCGCCGAGCTGCGGGCCTCCCTGGCGCCCCTCAGCAGGGCGCGCAGCGATATTCTCATCTGCAACGTTGTCCTGCCCTTTGCCTGCGCCGTCGCCCTGATCGAGGGAAACGAGGTTCTTGCTCACCAGGCCCGGCGTCTCTATCACTCGTATCCAGCCCTGCCCTCCAACCAGGTCACACGAGCCATGTCTCGGCAGCTCCTACTCCCCACCGAGCCGCGGCTCGCCTGTCAGCAACAGGGCCTACACCATATCTATCAAGAAACCTGCCGCGCCAAGCGTTGCGGCATCTGTATGGCAGGCAAGCAGTCGCTATGA
- a CDS encoding DUF3054 domain-containing protein has product MAATERNLEEPGQQSPGSSPAPLKTTPGYVANLVVGDVLVFLLFAFFGLTSHHELNGGALLSQIVTVALPFMLGWFLVAPWLGVYRRKLETSARLMTFYTLRAWIISWPVAMAMRWLFVERMHPVPLDAFLTFSLVVFFTVLVLLMVWRWPFAWYRSGRVRGLH; this is encoded by the coding sequence ATGGCAGCAACGGAGAGAAACCTCGAAGAGCCTGGCCAGCAGTCGCCGGGGTCGTCTCCTGCTCCCCTGAAGACGACGCCTGGCTATGTGGCCAACCTGGTGGTTGGGGATGTGCTTGTTTTCCTACTGTTTGCCTTCTTTGGCCTGACGAGCCATCATGAGCTGAATGGCGGGGCGCTCCTTTCTCAGATCGTGACGGTGGCCCTGCCTTTCATGCTGGGCTGGTTTCTGGTCGCCCCCTGGCTGGGCGTCTACCGTCGCAAGTTGGAGACAAGCGCGCGCCTCATGACGTTCTACACGCTACGCGCCTGGATTATCTCCTGGCCAGTGGCCATGGCCATGCGCTGGCTTTTCGTCGAGCGCATGCATCCTGTACCACTTGACGCTTTTCTGACGTTCTCGCTGGTAGTCTTCTTCACTGTCCTGGTGCTCCTGATGGTCTGGCGCTGGCCATTCGCCTGGTATCGGAGCGGGCGGGTCCGCGGTCTTCACTAG
- a CDS encoding CcmD family protein, protein MVYMVIAYALVWAGLFAYLAFVALRIRAVRTELAAVEELVREHEAQHE, encoded by the coding sequence ATGGTCTATATGGTCATTGCCTATGCCCTGGTATGGGCCGGGCTGTTCGCTTATCTGGCTTTCGTTGCGCTGCGCATTCGTGCGGTGCGTACCGAGTTGGCCGCGGTTGAGGAGCTGGTGCGTGAGCACGAAGCGCAACACGAGTAG
- the ccsA gene encoding cytochrome c biogenesis protein CcsA — protein sequence MAVINKTGTARQEATAPVRRPPLPIASLLLGALAFVGIMVSIWAIFLYAPTDAIEGLSQRIFYFHVPVAWLAMLSFVIVALGGAVYLWREDERWDWLALAAAEAGAVFTTLTLVTGSLWGRATWGTWWTWDARLTTSLILWFLYVAYLMLRSYLGKTSTSARAGAVLAILGVIDVPIIYESVNWWRTLHPAAEIGTPGALPPSVVLVLMLALVSFTLFYCVLLIQLYQLVRLQHLSWRLRARLQAVD from the coding sequence ATGGCTGTGATCAATAAGACGGGCACGGCCCGCCAGGAGGCCACCGCTCCGGTGAGAAGGCCGCCCCTGCCCATTGCCTCGTTACTGCTGGGCGCTCTGGCATTCGTGGGCATAATGGTCTCCATCTGGGCGATCTTTCTCTATGCCCCTACCGACGCAATCGAGGGCCTCTCACAGCGCATCTTCTACTTTCATGTGCCAGTAGCCTGGCTGGCTATGCTCTCTTTCGTGATTGTGGCTCTCGGAGGGGCCGTCTATCTGTGGCGCGAAGACGAGCGCTGGGACTGGTTGGCTCTGGCTGCGGCAGAGGCCGGTGCAGTCTTTACAACCCTGACGCTGGTCACTGGCTCACTCTGGGGCCGCGCGACCTGGGGCACCTGGTGGACCTGGGACGCTCGCTTGACGACAAGCCTCATTCTCTGGTTCCTCTATGTCGCTTATCTGATGCTGCGTAGCTACCTCGGCAAAACGTCTACGAGTGCACGCGCCGGCGCGGTGCTGGCGATCCTGGGTGTGATCGATGTCCCTATCATCTATGAATCGGTGAACTGGTGGCGGACCCTCCACCCCGCAGCGGAGATCGGCACCCCCGGCGCCCTGCCACCTTCGGTCGTGCTGGTCCTGATGCTCGCCCTGGTCAGCTTCACGCTCTTTTACTGCGTGCTGCTCATCCAACTCTATCAGCTGGTACGCCTCCAGCACCTGTCGTGGCGATTGCGCGCCCGCCTGCAGGCCGTTGATTAA
- a CDS encoding heme exporter protein CcmB: protein MSRLSALRLFCSQVLAILGKDIRYELRSKQTWLGMGLFALLVFVIFNFAFDLRVENRAAVAPGALWVAFVFASLLGLGRTIAAEREGGSLDRLLLCPVDRRAIYLAKLLGNLLFIGIVELVALPIFAALFSVPLFSGELLPIVLLGTLGVATIGTLFSAMTAATRARELLLPLLVFPLIVPVVIAAVRATGALMIAAPNEPPWLGLLAAFDVIFLSLAFLTFSYVIEE, encoded by the coding sequence ATGAGCAGGCTGAGTGCGCTACGCCTCTTTTGCAGCCAGGTGTTGGCCATTCTCGGCAAAGATATCCGTTACGAGTTGCGCAGTAAGCAAACCTGGCTGGGGATGGGGCTCTTCGCCCTGCTGGTCTTTGTGATCTTTAATTTCGCCTTTGATCTGCGCGTTGAGAATCGAGCTGCTGTCGCCCCCGGCGCTCTCTGGGTGGCCTTTGTCTTCGCCAGCCTGCTCGGCCTGGGGCGTACAATTGCTGCCGAGCGCGAGGGCGGCTCTCTGGATCGTCTGCTGCTCTGTCCGGTGGACCGCCGTGCTATCTACCTGGCGAAGTTGCTCGGCAACCTGCTCTTCATTGGTATTGTCGAGCTGGTTGCTCTGCCCATCTTCGCCGCGCTCTTCTCAGTCCCGCTCTTCAGCGGCGAGCTGCTCCCGATCGTCCTGCTCGGTACGCTCGGTGTGGCCACCATCGGCACCCTCTTTTCGGCCATGACCGCCGCCACGCGCGCTCGCGAGCTACTGCTGCCGCTGCTAGTCTTTCCGTTGATTGTGCCAGTTGTGATCGCCGCGGTGCGGGCCACGGGAGCGCTGATGATCGCAGCTCCGAACGAGCCTCCCTGGCTGGGACTGCTGGCCGCTTTCGATGTGATTTTTCTCAGCCTGGCATTCTTGACTTTCTCCTATGTCATTGAGGAGTAA
- the ccmA gene encoding heme ABC exporter ATP-binding protein CcmA, with protein sequence MEIQGLSKSFAFRPVLRGIDLSLWAGERLALLGANGAGKTTLLRILACLTRPTAGQALVAGLDCVHDAQAVRRLVGLVAHQPYLYEELTALENLLFFARMYGVARGRERALSLLERVGLARRAHDRVGSLSRGQLQRLALARALLHRPRLLLLDEAETGLDEAGTALLSALLAEHMADGGTLILTTHRPEFALQEADHLVMLKGGRIVYQEAAAGLELAQVRRAYQEVVG encoded by the coding sequence GTGGAGATTCAGGGGCTGAGCAAGAGTTTTGCCTTTCGCCCGGTGCTGCGCGGGATCGATCTGAGTCTGTGGGCCGGCGAGCGGCTCGCTTTGCTGGGCGCCAACGGGGCAGGCAAGACAACGCTGCTGCGTATCCTGGCGTGCCTGACGCGCCCTACAGCAGGTCAAGCCCTGGTGGCTGGCCTGGACTGTGTACACGATGCCCAGGCGGTGCGGCGGCTGGTTGGCCTGGTGGCCCATCAGCCCTATCTTTATGAGGAGCTGACCGCTCTGGAAAATCTGCTCTTCTTCGCGCGGATGTATGGGGTAGCCAGAGGACGCGAGCGAGCGCTCTCACTTCTGGAACGGGTCGGCCTGGCCCGGCGCGCGCACGATCGCGTTGGCTCCCTCTCACGCGGCCAGCTGCAACGCCTGGCCCTGGCCCGCGCTCTGCTACACAGGCCGCGCCTGCTCCTGCTGGATGAGGCCGAAACAGGACTGGACGAGGCCGGCACGGCCCTCCTGTCTGCATTGCTGGCTGAGCATATGGCCGATGGTGGTACGCTGATCCTGACGACCCACCGACCTGAGTTTGCTCTGCAGGAGGCGGACCACCTGGTCATGCTCAAAGGGGGACGGATCGTCTACCAGGAGGCCGCGGCTGGCCTGGAGCTGGCTCAGGTGCGCCGGGCCTATCAGGAGGTGGTTGGTTGA
- a CDS encoding carboxypeptidase-like regulatory domain-containing protein has product MSEEATVSSSSGPAPGRLILTTLAFLFSFLSLAWLLLPAAPTRAASSAGTGTIRGHLVNGTHNKAPVAGQSVTLQMAQDGSARDLTTLKTDSQGAFLFTGLATSSTLKYAVYTRYQGAQYVSDLVDLSKQAVQQIELTVYDATSNSANLAVVQATILVHEPDASKGTFTVSEIYFFQNVGQTTYVGSLNASQGRPNALLFSLPQGARNVTLAQGFNGVEAVQVAGGFASDAAVPPGETQFSFSFEVPYQSSSYDFAYTFFYPTVQLSVLTPPALQASSGALPSKGLMTANSHPYLLLQNQNFRSGDQVHIKMQGLPLGSGQSQNSGLLLVPTWVWLIGGVLVMLVIIVLSSLFYNLFQRRREARRQGRQHAQKRSSSTRPEAAAPHARSKNEAESSEQERLLHQLLELDKAFEAGQLKKAEYTEERARIKERLRVLMSLEQEKERRSGAKERQAVESSRSSSHAKRRPEKS; this is encoded by the coding sequence ATGTCGGAAGAAGCAACGGTATCTAGCAGCAGTGGCCCTGCTCCTGGTCGCCTTATCTTGACCACGCTGGCCTTCCTGTTCTCGTTCCTTTCACTGGCCTGGCTCCTGCTACCAGCAGCTCCAACCCGGGCAGCGAGCAGCGCCGGCACGGGCACGATCCGCGGTCATCTGGTCAACGGGACGCATAACAAGGCACCGGTAGCGGGACAAAGCGTGACACTGCAAATGGCCCAGGATGGTTCGGCTCGCGACCTGACCACCCTCAAGACCGACAGCCAGGGGGCCTTTCTCTTCACCGGCCTGGCCACTTCCAGCACGCTCAAGTACGCGGTCTACACCCGCTACCAGGGGGCTCAATATGTCTCTGATCTGGTCGATCTTAGTAAGCAGGCAGTACAGCAGATTGAGCTAACAGTCTACGATGCCACCAGTAACAGCGCGAATCTGGCCGTGGTCCAGGCCACGATTCTGGTTCATGAGCCGGATGCCAGCAAGGGGACGTTCACGGTTTCGGAAATCTACTTTTTCCAGAATGTAGGGCAGACGACCTATGTGGGATCGCTGAATGCCAGCCAGGGGCGCCCCAATGCCCTGCTCTTCTCGTTGCCCCAGGGCGCGCGCAACGTGACCCTGGCCCAGGGCTTCAACGGCGTCGAGGCTGTACAGGTTGCAGGTGGTTTCGCCAGCGATGCGGCGGTACCGCCGGGCGAGACGCAATTTTCTTTCTCATTCGAGGTGCCTTATCAGAGCAGCAGCTACGATTTTGCCTATACCTTCTTCTACCCAACGGTTCAGCTCTCGGTTTTGACGCCTCCCGCCCTGCAGGCGAGCTCGGGCGCCTTGCCTTCCAAGGGCCTGATGACAGCCAATAGCCACCCCTACCTGCTGCTGCAGAACCAGAATTTCCGCAGCGGCGACCAGGTTCATATCAAGATGCAGGGCCTGCCGCTGGGCAGCGGCCAGAGCCAAAACAGTGGGTTGCTCCTGGTTCCAACCTGGGTCTGGCTGATTGGCGGCGTGCTAGTGATGCTGGTGATCATCGTCCTGTCCTCGCTGTTCTACAACCTCTTCCAGCGCAGGCGCGAGGCCAGGCGTCAGGGTCGCCAACATGCCCAGAAGCGCTCTTCCAGCACGCGCCCAGAGGCAGCGGCACCCCACGCTCGCAGCAAGAATGAGGCCGAGAGCAGCGAGCAGGAGCGCCTCCTGCACCAGTTGCTGGAGCTGGATAAGGCTTTCGAGGCGGGACAGCTTAAGAAGGCGGAGTACACCGAAGAGCGAGCCAGGATCAAAGAGCGCCTGCGCGTGCTGATGAGCCTTGAGCAGGAGAAGGAGCGCCGCAGCGGAGCGAAGGAGCGCCAGGCCGTCGAGAGTTCGCGCTCATCCTCCCACGCTAAACGTCGTCCAGAGAAAAGCTGA